CCGGCCACTCGTCGCAGATCTTCCGCAGCGACATCGGCTATGGCGCGAACTACGAGCTGGCGCGCATCCTCGACGGCTTCCGTCGCCGCCTCGCCGGACAGCCGCACCTGACCTTCAATCCCAGCCTCGTCCTCGGCGGCACGACGATCGACGTGGACGACGTGCTGAGCAAGGGCTCGGCGTCGGGCAAGACGAACGTCATCGCCGAGCGGGCGATTGCGCTCGGCGATCTCCGGACGCTGTCGAAGGAGCAGCTGCAGCAGGCGCGCGACACGATGCAGGCGGTGGTGGCGGCCACGCCGCTGGCGCAGACGAAGGCGACGCTGACGTTCGAGGAGGGTTATCCGTCGATGCCGCCGACGCCCGGCAACGCGCAGGTGCTCGCGGCGTACGATCGTGCCAGCCGCGAGCTTGGCTTCGGCGCGGTGACGGCCGTCAGCCCGGACCGCGCCGGCGCGGCGGACGTGTCGTTCGTTGCGGCGTATGTGAAGAACATCCTCGACGGCATCGGGTTGATGGGCCGGGACGACCACTCGCCCGCGGAGACGGCCGACCTGACGACCCTGCCGAGCCAGACCAAGCGGGCGGCGATTCTGATTCACCGGCTGAATCAGGGGACCAGGTAACGTGCGCGAGAAGCGAGTCTTCGCCAATATCCTCGAGGCGATCGGCGACACGCCGATGGTCCGCGTCAACCGGATCACGAAGGGAGTCAAGGGCACCGTCTACGCCAAGATCGAAACCACGAACCCGGGCAACTCGATCAAGGACCGCATGGCGGTCAAGATGATCGAGGACGCCGAGAAGAGCGGGGCGCTGAAGCCCGGCGGCACCATCATCGAAGGGACCTCGGGCAACACCGGCATGGGGCTGGCGATCGCGGCGGTGATCAAAGGCTACAAGTGCGTCTTCACCACGACCGACAAGCAGTCGAAGGAGAAGGCCGACGCGCTCAAGGCCTTCGGCGCGGAGGTCATCGTCTGCCCGACGAACGTCGATCCGGACGATCCGCGATCCTACTATTCGGTCTCGTCGCGCCTGGTGCGCGAGGTGCCCAACTCGTGGAAGGCGAACCAGTACGACAACCTGTCGAATTCGCAGGCGCACTACGAGCAGACCGGGCCGGAGATCTGGGACCAGACGGACGGGAAGATCACGCACCTCGTCGTCGGCGTCGGCACGGGGGGAACGATCAGCGGAGTCGGCCGCTACCTGAAAGAGAAGAATCCGACGATCAAGGTGTGGGGGATCGACACCTACGGCTCGGTGCTGAAGAAGTACAAGGACACCGGCATCCTCGACAAGAACGAGATCTATCCGTACATCACCGAAGGCATCGGCGAGGATTTCCTGCCGAAGAACGTCGACTTCTCGGTGATCGATCACTTCGAGAAGGTCACCGACAAGGACGCCGCGGTGATGACCCGGCGCATCGCCCGCGAGGAAGGCATCTTCGCCGGCAACTCCGCTGGCTCGGCGATGGCCGGCCTGCTGCAGCTGAAGGAGCACTTCACCGACGGCGACGTCATCGTGGTCATCTTCCACGACCACGGGTCGCGCTATCTCGGCAAGATGTTCAACGACGACTGGATGCGCGAGAAGGGCTTCTTCGAGAAGAGCGGCATGACGGCGCGCGATCTGGTGGCGTCAGGCGTGTCGGGCGAGCTGCTGTCGATCGAATGCCATCAGCCGGTCGAGGCGGCTGTGCATCTGATGGGGGAGCACGACTTCTCGCAGCTCTCGATCACCCATGAAGGGCGACTGGTGGGATCGCTCAACGAGACGCATCTCTACTCCGAGCTGGTGAAGAATCCTCTCATCAAGACCGAGCCGGTGGAGTCGATCATGCAGCCGGCGTTCCCGTTCGTCGACGTGTCGACGCCGGTCGATCTGCTGGCCACGATGATCACTCCCGCCATGCCGGCCGTGCTCGTGCGCGACTTCAAGACCGACAAGACCTTCATCATCACGCGGTCGGACATCATTCGGGTGATCGTCTAGGGGATCGGGTGATCGGGTGATCGGGCGATCGGGTGATCGGTCTCATTATTCGCTGCGCAGCGCAGTGAGAGGATCGATGGCCGCGGCGCGGCGGGCGGGGATGGCCAGCGCGAGGCCGATGATCGCGAGCAGCACCAGCGCGGCGGCGGCGTAGATCAGCGGATTGGCGGCCGCGGCGCCGACGCGCAGCTTGAGGATCGAGCCGCCCATCACCAATCCAGCCGGGACCGCCAATGCCAGGCCGCCGATGAGGCCGATGGCGACGGGCGTGAACGTGCTTCGGATCACGGTGGCGTGGATCTCGCGCCGCCCGGCGCCGAGGGCCAGGCGGACGCCAAGCTCCTGTCGTCGCCGCGCGATCGCGAACGACACCACCCCGAAGATCCCGATCGCGGCGAGCGCGACCGCGGCGCCGCTCAGCCCGACGACCAGCGCCTCGACCTTGCCGATCTCCTCAATCCAGCTGTCGATCGGCCAGCGCAGCGTGTAGCTGTCGACGAACGCACCGGGAAACCGGGCGCGAAGCGCCGCGGCGACGGCTGGCGCGCAGGTCGACGGATCTCCTGAGACCCGGACGAGCGCCTGGTACGGACGTCCATCCGGTATCCATGGCAGGTACGCCTGCGGCCCGTCCGGCCGGCCGGCCTCCTCGGTCGCCGTGTCGCGGGCCACGCCCACGATCCGCCACGTGACGCCGGACCTGGTACGAACCGCCTGGCCGACCGGATCCTGCGTGTTCAGGATCCGCCGCGCGAACGACTCCGAAATCACGATCTGGCAGTCGTCGTGCTCGCAGGGCCGATCCCCTTCGTCGAGCGCGCGGCCGCGCAGGATGGGCAGGTCCAGCGCCGTGAAGAATCCGGGAGAGACTTCGTTGGCGGACACGGTGCGCACACTCCCGTCGGGCGCGACGATGTCGGCCCGGGCCGATCCGAACACCGGCGCCGTCTGGGCGAACACGACGGCGCCCGTGCCCGGGACAGCGCGCAGCACACCGGAGAGTTCGGCCGGCGACGGACGGCTCACACCTCCCGCCGTCCGGTAAGTGACGCGCGGCATGAGGACGCGCTCGGTCTCGAAGCCGGTCTGCCAGTTGCGCGTCTGATAGTGCGTGGCGAGGAACAGCGCCGATCCGACGACGAGGACGAAGCTCAACCCGACCTGAACGGCGACCAGCGCGCTGCGGAAGCGCGACCCGCTCCGCGATCCGAACAACGATCGGCGTCCCTTCAGCGAATCCAGGACGTCGACGCGCATCGTCTCGAACGCCGGCGCGAGGCCGGCGGCGACCCCCGCCAGGCACACCGTCGCGGCGAGGTACGCGAACGCGCGCCAGTCGGGCGTCATCCGTGTTTCGAGTACCGTTCCTGCGAGCCAGTCGATGATCAGTCGGGGCAACTGATAGGCGACATACACGCTCGCGGCGCCGGCGACCGCGGCCAGTGTCAGCGTCTCGGTGAGCAGCATCCGCATCACGCGTCCGCGCCCCGCGCCGAGCGAGATCCGGACCGCGACTTCCTTCTGCCGCGCTTCCGCGCGCGACAACAGCAGCGTCGCGACGTTGGCACACGCGATCAGGACCAGGCAGGAGAGCGCGGCCATGGTCATACCGATCACTGCCAGAACCGTCGCCCGGATCCTGGGCTCGTTCACGGTCGCGCCGTTGGTCACGACGACGCTGCTCGTGCGTCCCGGGTGCGCGAGATCGTTCCGCGCGGCGATGACCGCCATTTCCGCGGCGGCCTGCGCGCGGGTGGCCTCGGGGGCGAGCCTTCCGCTCACCATCAGCCAGCGATCGTGGCCGTGGTGGCCGCCGGCCATCAGCCGGGGATCGGGGCCGATCTGCATCCGGCCGCGGAGCGTGTAGGGGAGCCAGCCGGCCCCGAACTTCAGCGACGCGTCGGAGGGAGGTGCGATGCCGACGATGGTGACCGGCACGCCCGCCACGGACACCGTGCGGCCGATCACGCCTTCATCGGCGCCGAAGCGGGTGAGCCACCCGGTATGCGACAACACGAGTACCGGAGCCGCGGTCTCGCAATCAGCGGGCTGGAGCAACCGGCCGCGCGCGGGACGCTCGAGGCCGTAGACCTCGAAGTGATTGCACGTGACCAGCTGCAGGGTCGCCGCGGCCGCTGCGTCGACGCCGATGTGCGCGCGGACTTCACTGAAGGCCGACAGCGCGCGCACGGCTCGAACACCATCGCGAAACGCGACGTATTCCTCCACGCTCAGCGCCCCGAGCGTCGGGACCTTCGTCCGCTCGGTCGTCGAGGCGGCGTACACCTGCAGAAAGCTGCCCGGATCCGTGCCGACGGGCGGTTGCAGCGCGATCCGCGAGAAGATCGTGAACACGCCGCTGCTGATGCCGATGCCGAAGGTCAACGTCAGGACGATGACGGCCGAGAGCAGCCGGTTCTGATTGAAGCCACGGATCGCGAACCGCACGTCGGCGACCAGGTCGTCGAGCAGATTGATCCGGCGCGCGTCGCGACAGCGATCTTCGATCGCGGCCGGATTGCCGAACTCGAGGCGGGCCTGGCGCTGCGCCTGAGCGGGCGTCAGCCCGTTCGCCTCCAGATCGGCGACGCGGCTCTCGAGGTGAAACCGCATCTCGTCGGCCATCTGCGATTCGAAGGCCTCGCGGCGCCGCACCGCGCGCCACAGCGAACGCAGCCGTCTGAGCATGGTGCCGCCCTTCAGCCTTCCGACGGCCGCGACTGGAGCGCGGCCGCCATCGCGGCGGCCAGCCGGTTCCAGCTGTCCGTCTGCTCGCGCAGACGGCGGCGCCCCGCGGCGGTGAGGCTGTAGAACCTGGCGCGGCGGTTGTTGTCCGAGACCCCCCACTCGCCGGCGATCAATCCCTGGTGCTCGAGGCGATACAGGGCGGGGTAGAGCGCCCCCTGTTCCACCAGCAGCGCGCCACGGGTGATCTGCTCGATGCGCAGCAGCACGCCGTAGCCGTGAAGCGACCCGAGCGAGACCGCTTTGAGGATCAGAACATCGAGCGTGCCTGGAAGCAGATCCGCCTGCGGCGCCATCGGGTCCTCCCCTAAGATGCTTAGGCATATTGACGCGCTTCTCCTAAGTTGTCAAGGAGAGAGTGAACGACCGCGGTCCGGGCCATCCCGGTCGAGCTGGAACCTCGTCCGTGCGGCGGTACGGATCCTGCTGTTCTCATCCGCGGCCTCCGCGGAGGCCGCGAAATTCAGATGAAGGAGTCACACATGCTGAAACGGATGAGCGTTCTGTTTTGCGGCGCCGTGTTCGCGCTGACGACAGCGGGGCTCGCGGCCCAGACCGCCACCCAGGACGCGAAGGAGAAGACCAAGGCGGCGGCCAGTCAGAGCGGCGAGGTGATCACCGACGCGGCGATTACCAGCGCGGTGAAGACCAAGCTGCTGGGCGATCCGGACGTCAAGGGGCTCAACATCGACGTCGACACCACCAACGGCGTGGTGACGCTCACCGGCGTCGTCCACACCGCGGCGGAGCGCACCGAGGCGCTGCGTCTCGCCCGCAGCACCAAGGGGGTCAAGAACGTCAAGAACAACCTCAAGCTGGAGCCGCGCCGCGCCGGCGCCGACACCACGACGACGGCGACGACGGGCCGGACCGACAAGGACGACAAGCTGAAGGTGGAGATCAAGGACGACACCAAGGAGTCGGCCGCGAAGGTCAAGGACGCCAGCAAGAAGGCGGGGGAGAAGACCAAGGACGCCGCCAGCAAGTCCGGCGAGGTGATCACTGACGCGGCGATCACCTCCGCGGTGAAGACCAAGTTCCTCGCCGACAGCACGGTGCCCGGCCTGAAGATCGACGTCGACACCAAGGACGGCGTCGTCACGTTGACCGGCACGGTGAAGAGCGCGGCGGAGAAGGCCGAAGCCGTCCGCCTCGCCAAGACGACCAAGGGCGTGAAGTCGGTCGTCGACAAGCTGACCGTTCAGCAGTAGCTGAAACGGATCAGCGGCCACCACCCGACGGCCAACTCGCGGGCGACTGACAGACTCCCAG
The DNA window shown above is from Vicinamibacterales bacterium and carries:
- a CDS encoding ABC transporter permease translates to MLRRLRSLWRAVRRREAFESQMADEMRFHLESRVADLEANGLTPAQAQRQARLEFGNPAAIEDRCRDARRINLLDDLVADVRFAIRGFNQNRLLSAVIVLTLTFGIGISSGVFTIFSRIALQPPVGTDPGSFLQVYAASTTERTKVPTLGALSVEEYVAFRDGVRAVRALSAFSEVRAHIGVDAAAAATLQLVTCNHFEVYGLERPARGRLLQPADCETAAPVLVLSHTGWLTRFGADEGVIGRTVSVAGVPVTIVGIAPPSDASLKFGAGWLPYTLRGRMQIGPDPRLMAGGHHGHDRWLMVSGRLAPEATRAQAAAEMAVIAARNDLAHPGRTSSVVVTNGATVNEPRIRATVLAVIGMTMAALSCLVLIACANVATLLLSRAEARQKEVAVRISLGAGRGRVMRMLLTETLTLAAVAGAASVYVAYQLPRLIIDWLAGTVLETRMTPDWRAFAYLAATVCLAGVAAGLAPAFETMRVDVLDSLKGRRSLFGSRSGSRFRSALVAVQVGLSFVLVVGSALFLATHYQTRNWQTGFETERVLMPRVTYRTAGGVSRPSPAELSGVLRAVPGTGAVVFAQTAPVFGSARADIVAPDGSVRTVSANEVSPGFFTALDLPILRGRALDEGDRPCEHDDCQIVISESFARRILNTQDPVGQAVRTRSGVTWRIVGVARDTATEEAGRPDGPQAYLPWIPDGRPYQALVRVSGDPSTCAPAVAAALRARFPGAFVDSYTLRWPIDSWIEEIGKVEALVVGLSGAAVALAAIGIFGVVSFAIARRRQELGVRLALGAGRREIHATVIRSTFTPVAIGLIGGLALAVPAGLVMGGSILKLRVGAAAANPLIYAAAALVLLAIIGLALAIPARRAAAIDPLTALRSE
- a CDS encoding pyridoxal-phosphate dependent enzyme, whose amino-acid sequence is MREKRVFANILEAIGDTPMVRVNRITKGVKGTVYAKIETTNPGNSIKDRMAVKMIEDAEKSGALKPGGTIIEGTSGNTGMGLAIAAVIKGYKCVFTTTDKQSKEKADALKAFGAEVIVCPTNVDPDDPRSYYSVSSRLVREVPNSWKANQYDNLSNSQAHYEQTGPEIWDQTDGKITHLVVGVGTGGTISGVGRYLKEKNPTIKVWGIDTYGSVLKKYKDTGILDKNEIYPYITEGIGEDFLPKNVDFSVIDHFEKVTDKDAAVMTRRIAREEGIFAGNSAGSAMAGLLQLKEHFTDGDVIVVIFHDHGSRYLGKMFNDDWMREKGFFEKSGMTARDLVASGVSGELLSIECHQPVEAAVHLMGEHDFSQLSITHEGRLVGSLNETHLYSELVKNPLIKTEPVESIMQPAFPFVDVSTPVDLLATMITPAMPAVLVRDFKTDKTFIITRSDIIRVIV
- a CDS encoding BON domain-containing protein, which gives rise to MSVLFCGAVFALTTAGLAAQTATQDAKEKTKAAASQSGEVITDAAITSAVKTKLLGDPDVKGLNIDVDTTNGVVTLTGVVHTAAERTEALRLARSTKGVKNVKNNLKLEPRRAGADTTTTATTGRTDKDDKLKVEIKDDTKESAAKVKDASKKAGEKTKDAASKSGEVITDAAITSAVKTKFLADSTVPGLKIDVDTKDGVVTLTGTVKSAAEKAEAVRLAKTTKGVKSVVDKLTVQQ
- a CDS encoding PadR family transcriptional regulator; the encoded protein is MAPQADLLPGTLDVLILKAVSLGSLHGYGVLLRIEQITRGALLVEQGALYPALYRLEHQGLIAGEWGVSDNNRRARFYSLTAAGRRRLREQTDSWNRLAAAMAAALQSRPSEG